The proteins below come from a single Candidatus Sericytochromatia bacterium genomic window:
- a CDS encoding bacterial transcriptional activator domain-containing protein has product DGLDAAAALEAQGEADERLVATYRAALGCYEGPFLQAFTSHEAWCDRERERLAHRFAEGALRLARLLAAQGDDAGCLDWCSRLLAQEPLTEEAHRLLMLAHYRQGDRAAALRTYDRCVVLLSDELDIDPMPETQRLAKRIEAGEAGP; this is encoded by the coding sequence AGGACGGCCTCGACGCGGCGGCGGCGCTGGAGGCCCAGGGGGAGGCGGACGAGCGCCTCGTCGCCACCTACCGGGCGGCCCTCGGTTGCTACGAGGGCCCCTTCCTGCAGGCCTTCACCAGCCACGAGGCGTGGTGCGATCGCGAGCGCGAGCGGCTCGCGCACCGCTTCGCCGAGGGGGCGCTGCGGCTCGCCCGCTTGCTCGCGGCCCAGGGCGACGATGCCGGCTGCCTCGACTGGTGTTCGCGCCTGCTCGCCCAGGAGCCCCTCACGGAGGAGGCTCACCGGCTGTTGATGCTCGCGCACTATCGTCAGGGAGATCGGGCGGCCGCGCTGCGAACCTACGACCGTTGCGTGGTGCTGCTTTCGGACGAACTCGACATCGACCCGATGCCGGAGACGCAGCGGTTGGCGAAGCGGATCGAGGCGGGGGAGGCGGGTCCTTGA
- a CDS encoding HEPN domain-containing protein, with translation MSAPISELAAYRLARARETLTEAKDLSDGGHWHGVANRLYYACFYAVTAWLVQQGHSSPKHTGVRALVNRHLVQPGLFSRELGTLYNDLFELRQESDYEDFVQQSEAEVRPLVAGVEILIARVATLLEEEPRPL, from the coding sequence GTGAGTGCGCCGATCTCCGAGCTTGCCGCTTACAGGCTGGCGCGCGCCCGTGAAACGCTCACCGAGGCCAAAGATCTCTCGGATGGCGGTCACTGGCACGGCGTGGCGAACAGGCTCTACTACGCTTGCTTCTATGCCGTCACGGCCTGGCTGGTGCAACAAGGGCACAGCTCCCCCAAGCACACGGGCGTGCGAGCCTTGGTCAACCGCCACCTCGTGCAGCCGGGCCTGTTCTCGCGGGAACTGGGCACCCTCTACAACGACCTGTTCGAGCTGAGACAGGAGAGCGACTACGAGGATTTCGTGCAGCAGAGCGAAGCTGAGGTGCGCCCTTTGGTGGCTGGGGTCGAAATCCTGATAGCGCGTGTGGCCACTCTCCTTGAGGAGGAGCCCCGCCCGTTGTGA
- a CDS encoding nucleotidyltransferase domain-containing protein, producing MPPPLAVPLALTPRIKAAIQALEPDATVILYGSRARGSAQADSDWDLLVLVDGVVDLSRKRAIRRALYDLEWETGEVITSAIKNREAWNAPRLRVSPFYQAVARDGVTL from the coding sequence TTGCCCCCCCCCCTTGCCGTGCCTCTTGCCCTCACCCCTCGCATCAAGGCTGCGATCCAGGCCCTTGAGCCTGACGCCACCGTCATCCTGTACGGGTCTCGCGCACGCGGCTCCGCGCAGGCGGATTCGGACTGGGACCTGCTCGTGCTGGTGGATGGCGTGGTGGACCTCTCTCGCAAACGGGCCATCCGGCGGGCGCTGTACGACCTCGAGTGGGAGACGGGCGAGGTCATCACTTCCGCCATCAAGAACCGCGAGGCGTGGAATGCGCCGCGGCTGCGCGTGTCGCCTTTTTACCAGGCGGTCGCCCGGGATGGGGTGACGCTGTGA